GAAAAGGAAAAGGCAAATTTGGAGAGACAACTAGAGGTTTTGCAGCAGCAGTTAAGGGAAAAGGAGGAGCGCTTAGCTAATTACCAAGCTCAAGTAAAAGAAGGAAATTTAAGAGAGGCAAGTTTAATTCAGCAACTACAAGAAAAAGAGCTTCAACGAGAAAATTCTGAAAGGCAGTTGCAAGAGATGGAGGAGCAAATCAGAGTGAAAGAAGACGACAAAGCAAACTTGGAAAGACAGTTAAGGGAGATGGCACAGAGTTTTGAAGAACGAACCagagaaaaagaagaggaaaaaacAAACCTTGAAACGCAGTTAGGGATGAAAAACCAAGAGTTAAGTGAGCTAGAGACAAGCCTTTCAGTAGCTCAGCAAATGATTATTGAACTGCGTCGTCAGGAATCTTGTGACTGGGTCATTTCCCGTGATGAAGTCCAGGTAAAAGGTAAATACTTGGGCAAGGGAGCCTGGGGAAGTGTCAACGAAGCAACATATTGTGGCTGCAAAGTAGCTGTGAAGCAAATCCATGAACTGATTCTCTCACCTCACAACAGACGTTTGTTTGAGAGAGAAATGAACATTGCTTCAAGATGCCGCCATCCTTGCTTGTTGCAGTTTATTGGAGCAACAAACGATGTAGGAAATCCTTTGTTTGTCACTGAGCTCATGGAATTGAGCTTGCGAGCTTTGCTGGAGCAACGCCAACTCACGGAAACAGAAATATATGTAATTTCTTTGGATGTATCTCGAGCGCTAAACTATCTCCACCACATGAAACCTTCTCCTATCGTTCATAGGGATGTCAGTAGTGCAAATGTGTTGCTATGGCGACAGGGTGAACAGTGGAGAGGCAAAGTGTCAGATTATGGCACTGCTAAATTTGTGCAACAGACCATGACAGTAGCCCCTGGTGCTTTGATTTACAGTGCACCAGAAGCAGTTTCTTCAAATCAAACATCCAAGGTTAGTTTTTTTTATCGATAAATATACATATTTTTGTATACCCGTCCTTACAATGAGCTGTAATTTCTATGACTTTAGGGAGGGTCTATTGGACAGTGATTTCCTATTAAACTTCACACGCGGAAATATCCTAGAGACTCTTTCTCTAGTTATGGTGTTTTGATATTTGGTGGgtgaaattcaattttcaagatACTATCAATACGAtgcaataactttatttagagaGGTATACGCAATTGAACTTTCCCAGTTTTCAAATTTACGGCCCTCTAGCTATGCCACAGAGAACAGACCACACCTAACTGGGGACTcagtgccctactctttgcgaatagtgtgtgggttcttttacgtcccacaggaatGGGAACAGTGAAGGgctgtgagatggggcctaccgTTAttcgtccttatccaagaagactagagagtcgaACCATTTCAAAATGTCATTAAAAAGGtagtactttctcctcagttgtttaaagaccctgagtgttggtccggccggagatTTTTTCTTCCCTACCTCCCGCACAGTAGTCCGATGCTTAACTAACTGAGCTAACCGGCTGGCGTTAAGCACGGTCCTCTTACAATAATTATAACCCGTCTCACTGCTGATATTGTAAGAGAAATTACTCTTTCTTTTCTCAGGTTGATGTGTATAGCTTTGGTGTTCTTCTGTGTGAAATGTGGATTCAGGAAATGCCAGACCCCGAGAGACGTGAAGAACAAGTTCTTCTTGTAAGAAACCGTTTCTTTCGGAATCTTGTGCGGCAATGCCTTCAGGCTGACCCTGCTATGAGACCAGACATGGCACAGATTATCCAGGAATTGGAACAGTATGGTGGAATTGATCGGCTGAACTAACACCTGAAATCTTGTAAGATAAAAATTTTCCTAGTTATTCCCTAACTTGAAGAGAAATATAGCAAGAAGAATAGAATATATTGGGAAAAATTAGAAATAGAATGTGTTTAACAACTATTCCATTGTGTCCCGAGAAATTTCGCTTCTCGTACAAATTTcacagcttggcaacacttgacgcaatcagtttccatattcgGTGTTACGGAGTcataaggtatatgagctgattaACGAGTGAACCAGTCAGAAAGCTATAATCAATATCGCAATATCCGacgtcgaaaatttaataagatATGGAATAGGATAACATTAGAATGCAATATAATTGATTTTATTAGAAGTACAGTTTTCACAAGGGAAACGAAAGTCATAAGAAAAGTGATATAATGCGATTGATGAACGAGGAATTTTTTATATTAGATAATGTTGTGGTAATGAACTTGGTACAAATAATTGGGCAAGAAAGGGAATAGAGAGGGGAAAAATCCTAGAGTAAGGAAATGAGCTAAGGGATTAGAATTGGAAATCTCAGAAAAAAGCTGAAatcctccccccaccccccatccCCACCAGTTTTAAGAATAATAAATCATCAAGTAAACGCGCAAACATGTGCAGCACTTTGATTCGTAAATTAAAATCTGTGTTTAACGTGCTAAAGCTGCGCACTGCACTGAGATGTAGAGCTAAGATAGACCTAGAATTGTGAGTGGGATAGAATGGAATGGAAGGTGAAATGCGGTTCTGACCTATTTCACTTTTGACCAGTGAAAAATCTAATAACGAAaggttttgaaaaacatttcagaatAAAGAGTAGCGAGATAAAAACGTGTCTTTTCGGCGACGAcatgtcatcattattattgtaagTTAGGTAACGTTATATAAAGGACAGAGAGTGCTAAAATACATTAGAATAAATGAGCCAgggataaacaaaagaatgaacaaaatttaaataaacagtttcgctggaatggagtcattttgagtGTTCAGAGTCGGTCTCTTTTTCCTTGTTAAAAGAATCTCATAAATAAGGCCCTCAAACTTTCCACGGCATTTCTTTAAGGTGGTAAATTCCTCGTGAAGACTATTGGATCTTTGGCTTTGTTTTTccttcaggccccagttgttcaaaaggtggataacgctatccaccgcaTAACGCACTATGCACGAgctagcgcaattggtttcgctactacttatccactggatagtgatttatccggtggatagcgctatccatcgtttgaacaactggggccaggtgttTACCGATGACAGAATATTTATGCTCCTCAACGCGCAGGTGGAGATGACGGCTGGTGTAGCCTATATAATTCGAATCAAACGAATTACATTGAAAttcatacacaacgcattgttgttttttacaaGTGAGGGCTTTGCTTCCGTAACTTTGAAATCTTCAGAGATtttcctacttgtgaaaactggTGGTAATACACGATCGATTTTCTTTCCAAGGTTGCTTAGTTGCATGCGCATGGAGTCGGCGGATTTCTGATCTTTGAAATGCAAGGTTATTCGTACAGGACTGTCGACTGGCTTAATACGGGTTTGGGTTTGGTTTTGGTCTTGGGAGGCGTGAAATCTCTTAAAAGCAGAATCAGTAAGTTTTTCAGGATATTTCagtttcagaaacatttttcttAGATAATGGCATTCTTTGGAGGAGAGGACCGATGGGGATGAGATTTCACGCCCCCTCGTTCATTCTAATGTATTTTGCCACTCTCTGTCCTTGACATAACGTTACCTAACttacaataatttgcatttgatattagggaccttaagcaagaacgacgacgacggctacgagaacgttgcctaaaaatattatttcccgttactgtaataattttacgATAACACCATGTcgttcggcttggaaagtgtgactGCGcaatccaagaataaaattgatgagaacggtgtggacatttaaagagaaatttgaaaagtgtttctaaaaaaagcTGCTTTCACAAATGCTGTTCCTCAAAGTATTTGCTTGAATAAGCCTTTAAATTGCCTATGGGACTATGCGTGCCTTAAGTTGCAAGGAGGGCTGTTCCATAGAGTGGCGCTACTGAAGGTAAAGCTGTTTGTAATAGTTAGTACACAGTAATCGAACATTGAGTTTATTCCTAGAGTCCCTTAGGCAGTATGCGGTTcctgctttttttaaatttagaacataAATTGTCTGTGGGCAACTTTTGTAGAGATTTGTAAACCACCGTAGCTCTTTGAATTTACTGCTGGAAAGCCGAAGTTCGAATAAGTAACTCGCATGCGCGTCATAGTTTGAAAAAGTCAAAACACGGGCTGCTCTATTTTACATGATAGCTTTTGTGATTCATTCTGCAAAGTTATCCCATAGTTTGCCCAAACAGTATAATTGCAATAATCAAAGTGTTTTCGTGTCAGAAATCGGTATAATCGATATGAGGTCGCTTGAGGAACAAAGTGCTTACTCGTTGCGTGGCCCCAATTTAATGGCAGAAGCGACAGAAGCGATTTTCTTAAATAGTTTCCCGATATGGCTACTCCAATCAAGTTTGTCAACAATAATCACCCCGAATGATTTTGTGATAGTGAGTTGACTAACTTGAACATCATTGATTGCAAGTGTTGGGGAATCTGTAAGAGTACTTACTTAGCCTCTGAATCGACTCTGATCCTTTCAGAATTTTCAACATTTCAAATCGGATTTAGAAGTTAGAAAATGTACTAATTGTAACTGTTTTTTAAGTGATAAAAACATCCGTTTTTAAAATCGTTATCAGCTAACACTGAGTGTTTTTACAGTTTTGCTGAACGTTCTAGAATAGGatatttttaaaacttgaaaccgaACTCGGACTCAGTTTTATAACAATTAATTAGACTTCGTCTTTTGGAGAGAATCACACTGAAAACCCTGGTTCTGTTCGGTGTGATAATTGAGGAATTTCGCATGAAAATGTTATGATATCGTGTTTTTCCTAGtactctcgtttggccagggctttaagGACTTTGTTGTGGGAAACTTTGCGGTTAGGCGTTTCTCAGGTTGACAGGGTTTCGAATTTTAGCCAGGCGTTCGACTTGCTCGCTAAACATGTTTTTTGTCAAGTCGAAGTGCTTCACTTTTCGCCCCTAACAACATGAACAGTTTATTCATTCTAGTTCAAAAATCTATCTTGCACATCGCAGGCGGGTATGAAAACCAGTTTCTTCCCTTTAAACGTGAGGCTGTTTTAATGCGAAAAAAACTTGCCGTTAATCGCTCACCGCTGGCTTCAAACGTTTGCAGAGACCTTGGTCACGTGACATCCTCAGGTTGGCGTCACCTTATCTAGATTCTCTATATTTTCCTAAACTGCAGCacgtttctttgatttttggcaaaacgcaaagtGCTGCGTGTCGATGTTAAAACTCTAAATGCTGAATATCTTTGGCGTGTTTCGCGAATTATAGACTTTTGGGTCTTTGGTGTCGTTTGAAAATTTGAGAACAATATTTACCGTCTGTTCAAAAAATGAACATTACGTCGGACTGCGTTTATTTATGAACCGATGAGAGGTCGTTCTGCTTAAAGCTGATAAGGACAGGACAAAAAAACATCTgcatcaaaaataaattttgaagATCGTACTCTGTTCTTCATGCCTGGTGTACATTATTTTTAGTCTTAGGCCTTGCATACGGCGGCTGCGCCCGCAGTAcgaccaggtgatctggtgacgtaattcggaggactgggaagagAAATTTTAACGCCATATCCCACAatcgcgcgcggccttaggtgttgtttccaaactccctgcagtatttccatcgccaaaacttcaacagatcattccgtgtgtaccacatttcctgttactgaatgaacatttaATTAGACCCTACGACTTCTAACCTCGCCCCTGCCATGTTGAATTGGAAAACAAGGCCGcccgcggttgtgggatacggcgttaaaatctttctccccagtcctccgaattacgtcaccagatcacctgggagCGGCAGT
The Montipora capricornis isolate CH-2021 chromosome 10, ASM3666992v2, whole genome shotgun sequence genome window above contains:
- the LOC138018416 gene encoding probable serine/threonine-protein kinase DDB_G0271682, which produces MEKLRNTYILLQDGRFGENLWSIDLRSTPKQLLKGELLEALPETAQPVDSTRIAVINYQELLLKRIRLHCRKEDAARLTREEHDLLLAISSVTLRYQIYIDRGRMDFGKRLGLGSEVMVSVQGCSKNLPGVVWYKGVLPNIRGTMFGVQLHGNNPGCGTCDGTFQNQRYFTCDPTSGVFVALDKLTPVDHAKYKYASNSPERDDHGHATLKSKLRNVLFPFSIWKDDHSLQAVTVQTLEIGQRVVTFLEDNNNPVRGTVRFLGEEKGASGRVVVGLELDERIGSGTGKWYGRQYFVCGRDYATFVDIQTVISEKDFDGDPGEATTRTTSQNQDKQCTNSIKHEKRQNEATFSTPLSDDVNKTSEKEKANLERQLEVLQQQLREKEERLANYQAQVKEGNLREASLIQQLQEKELQRENSERQLQEMEEQIRVKEDDKANLERQLREMAQSFEERTREKEEEKTNLETQLGMKNQELSELETSLSVAQQMIIELRRQESCDWVISRDEVQVKGKYLGKGAWGSVNEATYCGCKVAVKQIHELILSPHNRRLFEREMNIASRCRHPCLLQFIGATNDVGNPLFVTELMELSLRALLEQRQLTETEIYVISLDVSRALNYLHHMKPSPIVHRDVSSANVLLWRQGEQWRGKVSDYGTAKFVQQTMTVAPGALIYSAPEAVSSNQTSKVDVYSFGVLLCEMWIQEMPDPERREEQVLLVRNRFFRNLVRQCLQADPAMRPDMAQIIQELEQYGGIDRLN